One Falco biarmicus isolate bFalBia1 chromosome 13, bFalBia1.pri, whole genome shotgun sequence genomic region harbors:
- the TM4SF4 gene encoding transmembrane 4 L6 family member 4 yields the protein MCMGSCAKCLGTTLIPLAVLCTLANILLFFPGGKVVENNLHITIEVWYFGGILGSGVLMIFPALVFLGLKNNDCCGCCGNESCGKRFAMFSSIIFATVGVLGAGYCFVLSAVALNRGPKCFTGTEWTYPFQDGNYLSNQTLWNACQSPENIVPWNLTLFSLLLVMSGIQAVLCGIQVVNGLLGTICGDCKCCGCCGGDGTV from the exons atgtgcaTGGGAAGTTGTGCTAAGTGTCTGGGGACCACTCTCATccccctggctgtgctgtgtaCCCTCGcaaacattttgttgtttttccctGGAGGAAAAGTGGTTGAAAATAATCTACACATTACAATTGAGGTCTGGTACTTCGGAGGGATCTTGGGATCTGGTGTGTTG ATGATCTTTCCTGCCTTGGTATTTTTGGGCCTTAAGAATAATGattgctgtgggtgctgtggtaACGAGAGCTGTGGAAAGAGGTTTGCG ATGTTTTCTTCTATAATATTTGCTACAGTTGGAGTTCTGGGAGCTGGatactgctttgttttgtcaGCAGTAGCCCTAAACAGAGGCCCTAAATGTTTCACTGGAACAGAGTGGACCTATCCTTTCCAGGATGG GAATTACCTCTCTAACCAGACATTGTGGAATGCGTGTCAGTCACCCGAAAACATCGTTCCATGGAACCTGACCCTCTTCTCCTTGTTGCTTGTCATGAGCGGGATCCAGGCAGTGCTCTGCGGCATTCAGGTGGTGAATGGCCTGCTTGGGACAATCTGTGGGGACTGCAAATGTTGCGGATGTTGTGGG GGAGATGGAACTGTCTAA